The following proteins are co-located in the Saccharomycodes ludwigii strain NBRC 1722 chromosome V, whole genome shotgun sequence genome:
- the BPH1 gene encoding Bph1p (similar to Saccharomyces cerevisiae YCR032W | BPH1 | Beige Protein Homolog) translates to MKAYTFIETPIIDDNDKIIRNLCNNFFKFYVNPTLASTTNQIISHLVLNNVTGNELEESIVNSFSNIGPVEENFQTTNKNGEKEKECISNSITKLKNNRVIWNICLILVQSSFLNKQILSFKYHSLKSSLFNLIFVPETALPDKDITILKNLYIELLSSYCEPKNLITLYEHYNTTGNPLTIDILNAVTSAASISSSSFLDFEKYTFPIMRATKKLKSFTLNICLEFNSTTSNRFFCFGNKLFLELRDSIIYLTNNDEVISDFSDFDIELGKKYNITIISNLELGYIRFFYEGDFIQEISSPIVVNDPITFEFKLGSELSSFKCYRCDIWDICLNDAFIKIISKLSLSNYIDFTHLQHSSFIFEEFNTDMTNFKDTIMNSNIVSFHPMGIFRDTKEIKLDYNSFTVDRVTDSCFGKLYFNDTSAMLKSLCAINFAGSIFGYLKKQEDPRVFTQMLLHLTNLLESPILYNIFIEHNGQILLNGILLEHGVSHSTLDSIAIFNNFLGFCGWNSETDVIITHKSFYEHIILDMSLWIDAETELTRFYFYHLNELLTSKYSSYNYNLLKETRLLEYLLHYIADINNVQNYEAIIEQLFINLVKLDNKNYKTIKSLVQYCYYMIKFEQENTQKTTTIIISSIDILFSEAIDSIDGKLLRMIEKSLNLKMLFMLLNRAVLKDSNNIGELPLAIMSILLKYLQISERGSLNFKNGDGRIILLNILKNFNKDYVSELAKLIFSYAFRKNCDVSNLPSGFGKCTFSGEFNELQHLLLELFLWILHKYNSECIDLFNDYVLAILEQYGKSREYRIFLESNDIFLPVYLVQIIIKIDGEERLSDQNTKCIDNVKLLLSNIFLNNCSLMIENAFKTFFKTIIDYKENIHLQRHDSYLKAAIMYYVFPSIVDRLVQFQHTIPALYMENPAIIFNVSILLGYFVETLPVFQWPLCLYMKSLRLVFICLEMLKNKYGDLYRKKKETIELAQYCSAFFTCILYVGYPFSNNITEFNSFFQDLLYYQELLFGGKEPLLESCIIVFILCFIIVSTKGMDKNNETMYVCLFSCFRTILVHRAECVPHLLKLFEQNGERLPETLFTSSYHMNDAEMNTLFQQYNHVFTEYYRNVFRRNYFQNTFLSVLRSSSLNPPEFLQKSLKNTQDSVFVLFNNNANAIYELFIKDSIPMDKFLLSNEHKRQLNFVDDLHDDEVYKKNLLEDILFNLEILKKYNNGGTLKNNLVSWGVDNLSTINKMRPKLKPSPKRLIFPNDKWSTLNLTISPQKSPVSVLSAPFIFKKHCDEKRGSDISFEIIQDINAMDLTQEENNNQNRKILKMLLPNENIKFIWNICSVSGLNISEGIFLLCDTNCYFISNYYFDEYERKVIELSETRDSERDYNIQLITGDSICQDVEERHDVLMFPSNTVSYVVKRPFLLRDLALEIILESKFSHFFTFGSTRLRDKFYSKLSKIQNSDLIIDPLYKEVLHRINKRNSLLNAKNGVTIGSYSFKVTKLVQTFIESGDLSFITQSWQRGQISNFYYLMIVNFLAGRSFNDLTQYPVFPWIVKDYESEELDLNDPKVYRDLSKPMGIQSESRKEQFLERYEALKSLHDENTPPFHYGTHYSSAMIVASYLIRLEPFTDSYLLLQGGKFGPPDRLFNSIERAWKQASSENTTDVRELIPEFFYLPEFLLNSNNYEFGKLHDGHVVDNVILPPWAKGDPKIFISKNREALESPYVSKHLHNWIDLIFGYKQRGEQAVRAVNVFNHLSYPGAINIDKVDNVMEKRSITGIIHNFGQTPLQLFDEPHPEKFSTGIFSVDYCWHYLPETPIVSKQIHVHGLSVSGVKYIEYEKSGNDIYWVGFPFLAYRLNATLLLKLETPYQLRINDNIYTVTDYASGELTAFCKLDSNSFVLGDSMGNLSIWEFVVNKINKYELMRKGQIFGHFSEIKEIKVSDEFQIIVTLDSDGFVFVWNLSDRKYIRCLGGNVKNFSISNTTGNIYILYRDKTDIFNLNGELYLSVPIPPSTHYTSVNFMNFYGWGLDQLHCYWNINDIILLGTSDGQIEIYELMVDPAKGWRLKLMKTLCIQDKSIEITSVRGEVRIIPTSNVEDVVKADVVKVEVVAGDSNSYLHVWK, encoded by the coding sequence ATGAAAGCCTATACTTTTATTGAAACTCCCATAATAGATGATAAcgacaaaataataaggaATTTAtgcaataattttttcaagttttaTGTTAACCCAACACTAGCTTCAACTACCAATCAAATTATCTCACATTTAGTTCTTAATAATGTTACCGGGAACGAATTAGAAGAATCAATAGTTAACTCCTTTTCAAATATCGGACCAGTGGaagaaaattttcaaactactaataaaaacggtgaaaaagaaaaagaatgtatttcaaattcaattacaaaattgaaaaacaataGGGTTATATGGAATATCTGCTTAATATTGGTTCAGTCctcatttttaaataaacagaTCTTGTCCTTTAAATATCATAGTTTAAAATCTTCCCTATTTAATCTGATATTTGTCCCAGAAACCGCACTACCTGATAAAGATATTactatattaaaaaatctcTATATCGAACTTTTATCATCATATTGTGAACCCAAAAATTTGATCACATTGTATGAACACTACAATACCACGGGCAACCCACTGAcaattgatattttaaatgctGTCACATCAGCAGCATCcatttcctcttcttcatttttggattttgaaaaatacacTTTCCCAATAATGAgagcaacaaaaaaattaaagtcCTTTACATTGAATATTTGTTTGGAATTTAACTCCACCACTTCTAatagatttttttgttttggtaacaagttatttttagaattaAGAGATTCTATTATATACTTGACCAATAATGATGAAGTGATCTCTGATTTTTCTGATTTCGATATTGAATTGGgtaaaaaatacaatattaccattataaGTAATTTGGAATTGGGGTATATACGATTTTTTTACGAAGGTGATTTTATTCAAGAAATATCCAGTCCCATAGTGGTCAATGATCCGATCACTTTTGAATTCAAATTAGGCTCTGAATTATCTTCATTTAAATGCTACCGATGCGATATTTGGGatatttgtttaaatgACGCTTTcatcaaaattatttccAAACTATCTCTGTCAAACTATATCGATTTTACTCACTTGCAACATTCGTCTTTTATCTTTGAGGAATTCAACACCGATATGACCAATTTTAAGGACACGATCATGAATTCAAATATTGTTTCCTTTCACCCCATGGGAATATTCAGAGACAccaaagaaattaaattgGATTATAATTCATTTACTGTTGATAGGGTGACTGATTCGTGTTTTGGAAAACTATATTTTAACGATACAAGCGCTATGTTAAAATCACTATGCGCCATTAATTTCGCCGGCTCAATCTTCGGTTATTTGAAGAAGCAAGAAGATCCCCGTGTGTTTACTCAAATGCTACTCCATCTTACCAACTTATTGGAATCCCCCATTTTGtacaatatatttattgaacATAATGGccaaattttattgaatgGGATTTTATTGGAGCATGGAGTTTCACACTCGACCCTTGATTCTATAGCTATCTTCAACAACTTTTTAGGATTTTGCGGTTGGAATTCGGAGACagatgttattattacacataaaagtttttatgAGCATATTATACTTGATATGAGTTTATGGATTGATGCCGAAACTGAATTGAcaagattttatttttaccatCTAAATGAATTATTAACGAGTAAATATTCGTCTTACAACTACaatcttttaaaagaaacTAGACTACTTGAATATTTATTGCATTATATTGCTGACATAAATAACGTTCAGAATTATGAAGCCATTATTGaacaattatttattaatttagtTAAACTagataacaaaaattacaaaaccATAAAGTCGCTAGTACAATATTGCTACTATATGATCAAGTTCGAACAAGAAAATACCCAAAAAACTACCACAATCATTATTTCATCCattgatatattattttcggAGGCCATAGACTCAATAGACGGTAAGCTATTGCGGATGATAGAAAAATCgttgaatttgaaaatgttatttatGCTATTAAATAGAGCTGTTTTAAAGGATAGTAATAACATAGGTGAGCTTCCCTTGGCTATTATGAGTATACTTTTGAAGTACTTACAAATAAGCGAACGCGGtagtttaaattttaaaaatggagATGGTCGTATCATTTTActgaatattttgaaaaactttaataaaGATTATGTTTCAGAATTAGCGaaattgatattttcaTATGCATTCAGAAAAAATTGTGATGTTTCCAATTTACCTAGTGGTTTTGGCAAGTGCACCTTTTCTGGTGAATTTAACGAACTGCAACATTTACTTTTGGAGCTTTTCTTGTGGATACTTCACAAGTACAATAGCGAATGCATTGatctttttaatgattACGTGTTGGCCATATTAGAACAATATGGAAAATCTCGTGAATATAGGATTTTTCTAGAATCAAACGACATTTTCTTACCTGTCTATTTggttcaaataataattaaaattgatgGGGAAGAGCGTCTTTCAGATCAAAATACCAAATGTATTGACAATGTTAAGTTActtttatcaaatatatttttgaataattgtTCTTTAATGATAGAAAATGCTTTTAAAACCTTTTTCAAGACGATTATAGATTACAAAGAGAATATTCATTTACAGAGACACGACTCATATTTAAAGGCTGCTATAATGTACTATGTTTTCCCCAGTATAGTTGATAGATTGGTCCAATTCCAACACACCATCCCAGCTTTGTACATGGAGAATCCAGCTATTATCTTCAatgtttctattttattaggTTACTTTGTTGAGACATTACCAGTTTTCCAATGGCCtttatgtttatatatgaaaTCATTGAGACTCgtgtttatttgtttggAAATGTTAAAGAATAAGTACGGAGACCTTTacagaaagaaaaaagaaactatAGAGTTGGCCCAATATTGTTCTGCCTTTTTTACTTGCATATTATATGTGGGGTACCcattttccaataatataACAGAATTCAATTCATTTTTCCAAGACTTGTTATATTATCAGGAACTTTTATTCGGCGGGAAGGAACCGTTATTGGAATCctgtattattgttttcattttatgCTTTATCATAGTATCTACAAAGGGCATggacaaaaataatgaaactatgtatgtttgtttattttcctgTTTTAGGACTATATTGGTTCACAGAGCAGAATGTGTTCCTCATTTACTTAAGCTATTTGAACAAAACGGGGAGCGTCTGCCGGAAACTTTGTTTACTTCGTCCTATCATATGAACGATGCCGAAATGAATACTTTATTTCAACAATACAATCATGTTTTTACGGAATACTATCGAAATGTTTTCAGAAGAAattatttccaaaatacttttttatcTGTGTTGAGAAGTTCAAGTTTAAATCCACCGGagtttttacaaaaatccTTGAAAAACACGCAAGACTCAGTGTTTGTTCTGTTTAACAACAATGCCAACGCAATCTATGAATTGTTTATAAAAGATAGTATACCGATGgataaatttttgttatccAATGAACACAAAAGACAGCTTAATTTTGTGGATGATCTGCATGATGACGAAGTTTACAAGAAAAACTTATTAGaagatattttattcaacttagaaattttgaaaaagtataataatGGGGGGACcttaaaaaacaatttggTTTCTTGGGGAGTTGATAATCTTTCAActataaacaaaatgagACCCAAGCTAAAGCCAAGTCCGAAGCGTTTAATATTCCCAAATGATAAGTGGTCTACTTTAAATTTGACGATTTCACCGCAAAAATCGCCTGTCAGTGTGCTATCGGcaccttttatttttaaaaaacattgTGATGAGAAAAGAGGTAGTGACATTTCCTTTGAAATAATTCAAGATATTAATGCTATGGATTTAActcaagaagaaaataacaacCAAAAtaggaaaatattaaaaatgttacttcctaatgaaaatatcaaattcaTCTGGAATATCTGTTCCGTTTCTGGGCTAAATATATCAGAGGGTATTTTTCTACTCTGTGATACCAATTGCTATTTTATAagcaattattattttgatgaaTATGAAAGAAAAGTTATAGAGCTTTCTGAAACAAGAGACTCTGAAAGGGATTATAACATTCAATTGATTACAGGAGATAGCATATGCCAGGATGTAGAAGAAAGACATGATGTCTTAATGTTTCCGTCAAATACTGTTTCATATGTTGTGAAAAGACCATTTTTGTTAAGAGATCTTGCActtgaaattattttggAAAGCAAGTTTTCCCATTTTTTCACATTTGGTTCGACCAGATTAAGAGACAAATTCTACAGTAAATTAAGTAAAATCCAAAACTCTGATTTGATAATTGATCCTTTATATAAGGAGGTATTACACCGTATCAATAAGAGAAATAGTCTATTAAATGCCAAAAATGGGGTAACGATTGGCTCATATTCATTTAAGGTCACCAAACTTGTTCAGACGTTTATTGAAAGCGGagatttatcttttattacaCAGAGTTGGCAAAGAGGACAAATttcaaacttttattatttgatgatTGTTAATTTCCTAGCAGGCAGATCTTTCAACGATCTAACACAGTACCCTGTTTTCCCCTGGATCGTTAAGGACTATGAAAGTGAGGAGTTAGATTTAAATGATCCCAAAGTTTACAGGGACTTGTCAAAGCCGATGGGCATTCAAAGTGAGAGTCGTAAGGAACAGTTCCTGGAAAGATATGAAGCTTTAAAATCTTTGCATGATGAAAATACACCGCCTTTCCATTACGGCACACATTATTCTTCAGCCATGATTGTTGCCTCGTATTTGATTAGATTAGAACCTTTTACTGACTCTTACTTGTTGTTGCAAGGTGGGAAGTTTGGTCCCCCAGATAGGTTATTCAACTCGATTGAAAGGGCTTGGAAACAGGCCTCGTCCGAAAATACGACAGATGTTAGAGAATTAATTCCGGAATTCTTTTATTTGCCGGAATTTTTGcttaatagtaataattacGAATTTGGTAAGTTACATGATGGACATGTTGTAGACAATGTTATCCTACCACCCTGGGCTAAGGGGGACcctaaaatatttatttctaaaaatagAGAGGCTTTAGAAAGCCCGTATGTTTCAAAACATTTGCATAATTGGATAGATTTGATTTTTGGATATAAGCAACGCGGTGAGCAAGCTGTTAGAGCGGTAAACGTGTTTAATCATTTAAGTTATCCCGGTGCTATAAATATAGACAAAGTTGATAATGTAATGGAGAAAAGATCTATAACGGGTATTATCCATAATTTTGGACAAACTCCATTGCAACTTTTTGATGAACCTCACCCTGAAAAATTTTCTACTGGTATTTTTTCTGTTGATTATTGTTGGCACTATTTGCCAGAAACCCCTATTGTTTCTAAACAGATCCATGTACATGGTCTTTCTGTTTCTGGTGTCAAATACATCGAATATGAGAAAAGCGGTAATGATATATATTGGGTAGGGTTCCCATTTTTAGCTTACAGGTTAAATGCTACTTTACTTTTAAAGTTAGAAACACCATACCAATTGAGGATCAACGACAACATTTATACGGTTACTGATTATGCTTCTGGAGAACTTACTGCTTTTTGTAAGCTTGATTCcaattcttttgttttaggTGACTCTATGGGAAATTTATCTATATGGGaatttgttgttaataagataaataaatatgagCTAATGAGGAAGGGGCAAATATTTGGACACTTTTCTGAgattaaagaaattaaagttTCTGATGAATTTCAAATTATAGTGACTCTAGATTCTGACGggtttgtttttgtatGGAACTTATCGGATCGTAAATATATTCGTTGTTTGGGTggaaatgttaaaaattttagtaTTTCTAATACCACGggaaatatatacatattgTATCGAGATAAAACagatattttcaatttaaatGGTGAATTATATCTAAGCGTTCCTATACCACCATCTACTCATTATACAAGTGTCAATTTTATGAATTTTTATGGATGGGGGCTCGATCAACTACATTGCTATTGGAAtataaatgatattattttattgggGACAAGTGATGGTCAGATTGAGATTTATGAGTTGATGGTTGACCCTGCAAAAGGCTGGCGCttgaaattaatgaaaactTTATGTATTCAAGATAAGAGTATAGAGATAACCAGCGTTAGAGGAGAGGTGAGAATAATACCTACCAGTAACGTTGAGGATGTTGTCAAAGCAGATGTGGTAAAAGTCGAAGTTGTAGCTGGTGATTCAAATTCTTACTTGCATGTTTGGAAGtag
- a CDS encoding uncharacterized protein (similar to Saccharomyces cerevisiae YJL193W | putative protein of unknown function), translating to MTTTFSITSHSNYFKITIVCLTWYVLSSYGAQVTKTILTQFPFPLFLGEFQFLYISFLASVVCFIAYYFPSFYYLFPEGTFPLYHPSDNCINNYDIEDGDIEKNPYFHTKNNLPNNIKNVIVKPSKRLFITVLPLGLFQFVGKFFGHKATSLVPVSTVAGVKTLSPVFVVLGQVLLTKCAGQNYYKNISKYNSIKLNYGILVSLFLIITSVWTIITFDSKNVSEKIHDVAISIVDAPPSTSASSQDGKDPVKVSIIPSMENITSSLISVANSEKNSLRETINSALLETKMTPGVVYATVSMLIFVLQNIYAKSVFTYKSTSHVDDQVGNILLPDKIDIIQSSASNHNNNPDTLLPVFKPRQVKQHYSKSIGNNTNNNYPKYDKMTLMIYISVVGFFLSSVWFLTLEFSQIAKKDNIEIPWKLLFVNGSLHFLQAMIVYYLLGEISTLSYSIANLMKKIIVIIVSWFITSSSVSYLQVVGLLLNGLGLLMYNRYK from the coding sequence ATGACAACAACATTCTCTATTACTTCACATTCAaactattttaaaattactaTTGTATGTCTTACCTGGTATGTATTAAGTTCTTATGGGGCTCAAGTAACTAAAACCATTTTGACACAATTTCCTTTCCCATTATTCTTGGGagaatttcaatttttatacATCAGTTTTCTGGCAAGTGTTGTTTGCTTCATTGCTTATTACTTTccaagtttttattatttatttcccGAAGGTACTTTCCCATTATATCATCCATCAGATAATTGTATCAATAACTACGACATCGAAGACGGTGATATCGAGAAAAATCCATATTTTCACaccaaaaataatcttcctaacaatatcaaaaatgTCATTGTTAAACCATCCAAGAGGCTTTTTATTACCGTTCTGCCCTTGGGATTATTCCAATTTGttggtaaattttttggCCATAAAGCTACAAGTTTGGTCCCAGTGTCAACTGTGGCTGGCGTTAAAACTTTGTCACCAgtatttgttgttttagGCCAAGTTTTACTAACCAAGTGTGCTGGCCAAAActattataaaaacatttcCAAGTATAATTCCATTAAACTGAACTATGGGATTCTAGTTAGCTTATTCTTAATTATTACAAGTGTTTGGACTATCATCACCTTTGACTCTAAAAATGTTAGTGAAAAAATTCATGATGTGGCTATATCCATAGTTGACGCACCACCTTCCACTTCTGCTTCTTCACAAGATGGGAAAGACCCAGTGAAGGTATCCATCATTCCAAGCATGGAAAATATCACGTCTAGTCTTATTTCTGTGGCGAACTCTGAGAAAAATTCATTAAGAGAAACCATTAATTCAGCTTTACTAGAGACTAAGATGACTCCTGGTGTTGTTTATGCTACCGTATCCATGCTAATTTTTGTCTTACAAAACATTTATGCCAAATCGGTCTTTACATATAAGTCAACATCGCATGTTGACGACCAAGTTGGCAACATTTTGTTACCTGATAAAATAGATATCATTCAAAGTAGTGCTAGTAATCACAACAATAATCCTGATACCTTACTGCCTGTATTCAAACCAAGACAAGTAAAGCAACATTATTCTAAATCTATCGGTAACaacaccaataataactaCCCCAAATATGATAAAATGACATTGATGATTTACATATCGGTAGTTGGTTTTTTCTTATCATCAGTTTGGTTTTTAACTTTAGAATTTTCTCAAATCgcaaaaaaagataatataGAAATCCCAtggaaattattatttgtgaaTGGATCGTTACATTTTTTACAAGCAAtgattgtttattatttattaggTGAAATATCGACATTATCATATTCAATTGCgaatttaatgaaaaagatcATTGTAATTATAGTTAGCTGGTTTATTACATCCAGTAGCGTATCGTATTTACAGGTAGTGGGATTATTGTTGAATGGTTTAGGTTTATTGATGTATAATcgttataaataa
- the CDC6 gene encoding AAA family ATPase CDC6 (similar to Saccharomyces cerevisiae YJL194W | CDC6 | Cell Division Cycle): MVQRRKRLLDNSFNDFIDKGSASFISQKTPLKTEETENKFTLDFKNVLLTPNSATKSSITSASSSSTFKSPQIFPTLKAPSYIVNGLISPSKSPAKRKKSIDSSNIKEEEQGGSPLKKKLINKYHNTTEIKNENDTLNFFPRKKLMFQDDENLDAYSQIKTIFQKSSGVPLNTDSDPNTLCRNGKTNTILVSRNQEYEQIMTFLNNSIEQDTGDSLYITGPPGTGKTAQVTEIINSHFNKAIVPPSNNHNNNNNNNNNNGEILNKCLYQNKYAVTTCIINCIALKSPHDIFSKLYHSFINPQHDTNSNNSVKTMDDLRLFLKKYKKKDQASTENLKFIIVLDEMDKLVNSSNLGDTRTTATIFNLFLMAKLPELNFILIGISNSLDMKDRFLSRLELGLNLQPKTLIFKPYDAAQIYDIVMNKLHNNKDTTFNVDKYIQPMAIRFLSRKISSTTGDLRKVFDILRKSIEMLELTYRQKMSNTTDNTNETPLKLTIAHVSKVCNTYFNSHTTKERMKNLNIQQKIALCCLIKQECGNIPHDKLSYSNPELYYSMDSCYDYYYYTLTVAIPDIMTPCNRNEYKDLIYALETFGLCHITMVKASPKHKNQVLKKLSSNIDRGQFEMEISKVNLLKKFL; encoded by the coding sequence ATGGTACAAAGgagaaaaagattattgGACAACTCATTTAATGACTTCATAGACAAAGGCTCTGCCTCTTTTATATCTCAAAAAACACCATTAAAAACCGAGGAAACCGAAAACAAATTTACacttgattttaaaaatgtatTGCTAACACCAAATAGTGCTACTAAAAGTTCAATAACCTCAGCATCTTCTTCCTCTACATTTAAAAGCCCACAAATATTTCCCACTCTTAAGGCACCAAGCTATATTGTTAATGGATTGATTTCTCCTTCTAAATCACCGgcgaaaagaaaaaagtccATCGATTCCAGTAACATTaaggaagaagaacaagGCGGCTcaccattaaaaaaaaaattaattaacaaGTACCATAATACCACCGAAATTAAAAACGAAAATGACACgttgaatttttttcccaggaaaaaattgatgtTTCAAGATGATGAGAATCTAGATGCTTATTctcaaattaaaacaatatttcaaaaatctAGTGGTGTTCCACTTAATACTGATTCAGACCCTAATACCCTTTGTAGAAACGGTAAAACGAATACTATTTTGGTTTCTAGAAATCAAGAGTATGAGCAGATAATGacttttttgaataatagtATTGAACAAGATACAGGTGATTCCTTGTATATTACTGGTCCACCTGGAACGGGTAAAACGGCACAAGTCACTGAAATAATCAATTCTCATTTTAACAAAGCCATTGTGCCACCAAGTAACAAtcataacaacaacaacaataataataataataatggggAAATTTTGAACAAGTGCctttatcaaaataagTATGCTGTTACAACCTGTATTATAAACTGCATTGCATTAAAATCGCCACATGATATATTTTCGAAATTATACCATTCATTCATAAATCCTCAGCATGATACCAATTCAAATAACAGTGTTAAAACAATGGACGATTTGAggctttttttaaaaaaatacaaaaaaaaagaccaAGCTAGTACGGAAAACTTAAAATTCATTATTGTTCTAGATGAAATGGACAAATTAGTTAACAGTAGTAATCTAGGTGATACAAGAACAACAGCcacaatttttaatttgtttttaatggCTAAATTACCTGAacttaattttatattaattgGCATTTCTAATAGCTTGGATATGAAGGACCGATTTTTAAGTAGACTAGAATTGGGTTTAAATTTACAACCCAAAACGCTAATTTTTAAACCATACGATGCTGCCCAAATTTATGATATTGTTATGAACAAACTGCATAATAACAAAGACACAACTTTTAACGTggataaatatattcaaCCGATGGCTATTAGATTTTTATCTAGGAAAATTTCCTCAACTACTGGTGATTTGAGGAAAGTTTTTGACATTTTAAGGAAGAGTATTGAAATGTTAGAATTAACCTATAGACAAAAAATGTCGAATACTACTGACAACACAAACGAAACACCTCTGAAATTAACTATTGCACATGTATCCAAAGTTTGCAATACCTATTTCAATTCACACACCACTAAAGaaagaatgaaaaatttgaatatCCAACAAAAAATCGCGTTGTGTTGTCTAATTAAACAGGAATGCGGTAATATCCCGCATGATAAATTGAGTTATTCTAACCCGGAATTATACTACAGTATGGATTCTTGTTAtgattattactactacacATTAACAGTAGCAATACCCGATATAATGACACCATGCAATCGAAATGAATACAAGGACCTTATATACGCATTAGAAACTTTTGGGTTATGTCATATAACTATGGTGAAAGCATCACCTAAACACAAAAACCAAGTGTTGAAAAAGCTTAGCTCTAATATAGACAGGGGTCAGTTTGAAATGGAGATATCTAAAGTTAATCTcttaaaaaagtttctaTAA